The Methanocalculus natronophilus genome window below encodes:
- a CDS encoding alpha/beta fold hydrolase — MTEDAVPLRYAICGDGPVIVFVSGYGMTLDEWPSRLITYLAKKYTIILYNHRGVSGERNPAVEFSIPQAARDLHQVITQLAGVDEQPVHIVGYSMGGMIALEYAVLFPDTLNRFVLLNADCGGALRVPAEEWVLEEMAQEFDTPEAYVDRAGRLLLTEEYRCEHPDPSTWFVDYGEVANPQAVKEQYDAMLLWDGVYPELHAVRSPALVLAGDRDIVIPPDNAELIAAALPDATLHILKGQAHGMIFCEPVKIAVMIEEFLG, encoded by the coding sequence ATGACTGAAGATGCTGTCCCTCTCCGGTATGCAATTTGCGGGGATGGGCCGGTAATCGTTTTTGTGTCTGGATATGGGATGACGCTTGACGAGTGGCCATCCCGCCTGATAACGTATCTTGCTAAAAAATACACGATTATTCTCTATAACCACCGGGGGGTTTCCGGCGAGAGGAATCCCGCAGTTGAGTTCTCGATTCCGCAAGCTGCCCGGGATCTGCACCAGGTGATCACGCAGCTTGCTGGTGTTGATGAGCAGCCTGTCCATATCGTCGGGTACTCTATGGGCGGCATGATCGCACTTGAATATGCAGTTCTCTTTCCAGATACGCTCAACCGGTTTGTCCTCCTGAATGCAGATTGCGGCGGGGCATTGAGGGTTCCAGCTGAAGAATGGGTCCTGGAGGAGATGGCACAGGAATTCGATACCCCTGAGGCGTACGTTGATCGTGCAGGCAGGCTCCTTCTCACCGAAGAGTACCGGTGTGAGCACCCCGATCCCAGCACCTGGTTTGTGGACTACGGGGAGGTTGCCAACCCCCAGGCGGTGAAGGAGCAGTATGATGCCATGCTCCTGTGGGACGGAGTCTACCCTGAGCTCCATGCAGTCCGGTCTCCGGCACTGGTTCTGGCAGGCGACCGTGATATTGTCATTCCCCCCGATAATGCAGAACTCATCGCAGCAGCCCTCCCTGATGCCACCCTGCATATACTGAAAGGGCAGGCGCACGGCATGATCTTCTGCGAGCCGGTGAAGATTGCAGTGATGATCGAGGAGTTTCTTGGGTGA